The following DNA comes from Nicotiana sylvestris chromosome 10, ASM39365v2, whole genome shotgun sequence.
ATATCTGTTGGGTAAttcgggtagataccatgcctataggattgtgttAATGCACTTGCTATGTTTTCAAAATATTAGAAATCATATCTATAGGATTTAAATGGCTTCAATAATAGAAATAatgtctatagggttaaaatcaactttataattcgaaatcatgcctataggatctaaatgattttataattagatatcatgcctatgggGTGTAAAATGATTAAGTTTAGCTTCTATTACAacatttatttacatttgtttcaTTAGAAATCATGTATATAAGTTCCaacatcagctcttaacaattagataccatgcatataggaATTGAAAtaagaaatcctgcctatagaacttaaaatcaatttagttaaacaaatcagtTTAATCCATGTTAGTTCCATTTGAACTGGTTTAATCAATTGTTCGCTTCTTTaatgagttttcaaacactgccttaatttactaccgctagaaaacatgtctatatgACCTCAAGTATCCGTTTAAAACTGTTCATTGTTTTATTCTATCAATGTAgctatcatgctcttaggacatcattgttctgcgtttaggcaagcctatagggaaATTTAAATTTTGCAACTCTAAAACTATGCTTTGGTTATTTAAAACTGTCCAAATTCAATAGGTTTAAATCAGTAGACAAGCTAAATAGGATCTTTTACACTTTGTCCTAAGTCAATGTTGCATAATCCAtgctcacatagatatcatgttctaggattttctcttaaatacctgactATTGTTTAAAGACGTGCATTTACTTattctatttgtggaggtgactgtgagcctataatttgttctctttaaatgcggtcctacttgttcttgattgatgcctagacttttatcctttaaaaccttaggaaggtATAGAACTATCCaaaaatagaggtcctaaaatacctccagggccacaaggaaaggacgggtagtgcacgcataggacattttcaaggttgctagaacgctttaggctatgaccaaagggagggaattgggtagaaagggatatgatgactacacgctaatgtcacgtgtagcccctcattgaggagtgtttaccgggcattgtgtggggtgatcctataggctaaccaacctaggacccctctttcccaattccctATGTTTAAACCTTACTCTTTATATGaaacttgttcaaattctttgagtcatacaatgtccaacatgcttttatttgcaattatgtgtttcaactacttatttgttaaaggactaattcataagtataagttcggccgtgatccaccattgtggaccgagtgggatgcctaacaccttcccctcaagtttatttcgagcccttgccctaaatctctggtaatgcaaactagtctaagagttaatcgctctaggttccctaacacaccataatccgttaggtggcgactcttcaaatacccaaatctCAAAAGGAAATGAGCTATTATCCCTATGAACGTCGGAACCCGGACTTTCTCTgtggaggaaaaaagggggcgcgatagcatggcgactctactggggatacctttaggctcttaccataacaaacttatctTTGATCAATTAGTCCAATCATGCTTTATCCTGtacctttccccttatttgaatttaactgtctattttcttTTAAGAATTTATTACTCTTTTATTcccgaaactgacttgtctctttgttttttttgtaactgtattttaattatttaaatactgtatttatttttcctacgtgcaaatacttggcTACAtgctattaattgctgcataaatcatactccacatcatattccactcgtgcgtatcaaatcttatagcaacgcttgatgagtggttgcgctcttcctatttattacccttaaatttagAAAGACTTAAttgtggtaaaaccagtcaatcagtggtgcagtcgacggttccgtgcctttccccctcaagttttTTGCTTGTGGGTACCAGTCTAAACCTCCTTAGTAACCTTACTCTAATCAAATtgttcatgcatcatggtcaaacctagtcgggtcaattatgttgtccaaataataatcctttaagatgagccttatccaaagtccaccggggtttccataatcctaacggacacaaccacgttctgtgcattaatttggagaattaaatgccaatatgctaatcatgaatgtataaatagtcgagtctggtgggggagaaaggcctaacccttttgttttgcagaaaatgaggcacgaggtccccggattcggtatggttagcaacattccaccattgctgctagattggtgggaggacctctCTTCAAGTGACACGAAACATGTAAGAAAGTACCTAGGTAACTTGCCTTCCCTATTAGACATTTagccaaacaacaagttgatcgaggCTTCCACTTTGTTCTAGGACAGTGAGAGGTCTATGTTCCGtttcggcgacatagaaatgacaccacttctagaaTAAATTGGAAGGCTTGtgggattgacttgggatagtcccgggtTATTGGTACCTGAGAACCGTATCGGTAAAGGGTTCTTAAAGATGATGGGGTTGAAGAAGAATGCTGACCTGGTATTcctgaaggaatcttacatacccttcgaatatatgtatgagaggtatggccatagcaagtcctaccgtacctaccatgatgagatctctctcacttctctgggccacatccaccgcagagtgttcgtgttcattgtatgcttcttaggcctaatagtattcccaatgaaaagggaaaaaatccaaactaggttggccatggtcgccaagactttaATGGATGGGATCAATGGACAAACATAcactatagtccccatgatcatagccgacatctacagggctctggagcgctgtcaaagaggggtcaagcattttgaGAGTTGTAACTTATTGTTGCAGTTGTGgttgttagaacattttcaaaagggtcactgtcgccaagaatttccgcgaagggcttggaacgaccatattaccttccatcaccccaagcaGATGATGTACATTCCAGACAGGCTTGATCAGCCGGaaaatgccaaagaatgggtagagttcttcgacaatctaaCCGAGGAACAGGTGCAATAGATGTTTAAATGGTTCCCAATagatgaattcatcatcagatccagggacgctccacacctggtgttgattgggttgagagagatatacccttatgtccctatctgagttatgaggcaagcaggcaggaaACAGGTTATACAAGGGTTGCCAGGATGATtcatttcagggcagactttcAAGATGACGACGTCCCTTagaagtgccaagctcagcacatgtggcactgcaaaatcattgtggaaaagaacaCCGTTGAACtagacaggtatcatgcagggtgtgagcctctctacccagcatggttggaggacaatctaaAAGGAATGGTGATGCTAGgagccggtcgagggaataggatAATAAACTAAGAagttgaagctcaagtcaaatacaacaggctgcgcaagagggtccatgactctgagaatgagcaccgagaaatacatgagaggaatttGAGGTTGATCGAAGAAATGACAGTCACTTCCAACAAGAAATTGGAATaactggagcgaggaatagtagAGCTAgaaggcaaagtcataaagaggatcgaggattgcTAGAATGTTGAAAgagctgaaggaggacatctggccagagcctacttgttgCTGGATCTGCGCGAACTGAGGGacctgtatgatggagttaggaagatcaaatctggggaaggtccttctgggaccaaataggctagatttatttgtttTCCTATAATGTAATAAGACCAAGTACCATTAGTGacttattttttctattattttagtGTCAtatgggattcgtctatttttacattatgaaAGGAAGGATTTATTTGcatctaaagttctccaaatctatttgtcgctaggcctacctcaagcacaacgaggctcccaaattaacacacaaatttacatttccacagtatgtgtttaaatactacaaacatttcAGAATTCTCACTGACTtgctaccttttttgtttttccttatttttgattattcccattcccttaggttggttcactcatactggcctcatcaatgtatcataccagatctagagtccatccacctcttcctcttccaagcaacacaaaaggtagAGAAAaggcaaaaatggacgacttaagtggtatctgaaaggagaatattgagaacgcagaaaccTCAGATAGCCATAATACTCCGACCCCAAATGATCTTgtcttgagactggaacaaaagatattggaactgcaaggagaacttgagcaggttcgctacttggcaaacttgtcactcaccctaaaTGTTCCTaacatccaccaacaaaacacaaagaacccagcacctcctcaaaacacacaaaaccaacatccacaaaatcctcccgcaccaaatcaatacacaactccaccccaaaatctcaatccaatACCGATACCAACTCCAGCACAACATCACCACCAACAAATTCAATACCCACCAACCAGCCGTTGTTCATCACACTTATAACTCctaaccatcccacttccaatcaccaccaattcgcaaaaattatccaagaccaagacccaacttcgaccgcaagtcacccaaacaatacaccgccattgctgagcccatcgaccagttgtatgaaaggttaaaagcCGCAAGTTACGTCACTCTTGCTCCcattgtggcattagaaaatccatcccaatgggtcaatccgaacaaaacttgtgcatgctactccggtatgaaggggcacgcTATTGATgaatgccgaacattgaaggataagatccagacattgattgacaacaaggtcatacaggcgaaggaagccgcacctaatgtccgcaacaaccccctccctgatcatagaggtggtggagtacatgtgatagagacgaacgaaGAGTGGGACCTCAAGGGGttgattgggcttattcgagaaggtgatgactttaaagttgcagtcacacttacttctattgtggtacagactcagtcTCCAATCGAGGTTAagataactgcatcagttccattcgaggtacaGGTGGCTCCGCCTGTGGCCACCCCCACTCCATTTGAAGTTGAAGTagtcacacctttcactgtgacagtatcaaccacacctccattcaactcaaaagcaataatctgggattacgttgccgagGCTCcgcgaaaagggaaggccaaggtagaagAATCTGATGTTGCACAAGGATTGATAGGActagaagagtctatacacctgaacacttgggaggatcaagcaaAGATGCCACTACCAGGCAGCGCGTCATTGAGGCAGGTCCAGAtgacttgtggaggaaagtacaagcaaaggagtattccgtcattgaccatctgaacaaaaccccagctcagatatctatcctgtcattgttgcaaaattcagaggcgcataagaacgctttaatgaaagtgctgagcgaagcttatgtacccTTTAACATTACTGGTAGAgaaatggctaatatggtagggaaagtactggaaagtcataagattatcttccacaaagatgagctaccgcctgaggggttgaatcacaaccgagcattgcatattatagtgcaatttgaagacaaattcattgccagggtcttggttgactGAGGTTCAAGCcccaatatttgtccgttggacactctgaaaaggtcggacaaaggttttcatgaaatacgggtaggaaatatgaacgtgaaagctttcgatgggtcccaaagggccacaattggggaaatcaacctttgcttgcagatggggcctacttggttcgacattgagttttaggtgctcgacataccagcttcatataatcttctgttgggccggccatggatccatgctgctggagccgtgccttccacactacatcaatcCGTGAAGTTCGAACGGAatcgtcaggaggtgatcattcatgtagatgggagtaaccccatttataccagtcaaaccatcccggctattggacatagaagaaggttaggaggggaaacctatcatcacattgaacgggtcaatgccgtcgagaaggataaatggtggagcagtagaatagaaagcatattggcatggtctggatatgaacccggcaaagggatgggaaagaacctccaaggtatcactaaaccaatacagctaaaaaatcatggtaccatatttgggctcggataccagtacacatggcaagagaATAGAAATTGGTTGCCTCCATAGTGTGGACCATACTACCCtatcgagcaaccagtgccacgcttggaacaagcttttcaccaagctgatatgatatgggggactgcagaaggggaagcactagctgggttgaagaatttgttcttggaggatgaggacatggactgcaTTGCCATAActgaggaagaagaggaagaaggtcttaccattcagactgtaaagaagggagttgttctcaggaattggaccgctataccatcccgagcccgccgagtccctgggtagttTGACAGATTTTACttttatagccattctaggcatttaagatttccagtAATTTTGATTtagttgtttcaaaataaatgctcgattcatcgagccgtacttgtctAAGTGATCTTTTCGGTTTTAATCAAAtgtatttgctctttattattcattactatttctgcactttttctttctacatcgttattattacttttcctaatgaaccaatgactgtgacatgtaatgaggcaacacaatataagaatagtgattcagatgaagaagatgagagaCCCGAgaaaattgtcagggaggttgaaaattttgagaataagcctaagtccaatctggacgaaaccgaagcattaaatttgggagacgccgagaccgtcaaggagactcgcatcagcattcacttgtcaccaatagagaaggaagagtacattcatttccTAAAAGAGTATAAGGACATTTTCACATGGTCGTGtgatgatatgaccggtttgagcacgtccatagtggctcacatgttgcctactaatcccatgtgtccgccagtgaagcagaaactcaaaaGGTTCAAACCTTACATgaatttgaaaatcaaggaggaagttgcCAAGCATATCAAAGCCgaggttctcagggtagttgaatacccaacttggttagctaacaatgtgccagttctgaagaaggatgggaaggtcagggtatgtgttgactatcgagatttaaacagagcaagtcccaaggatgacttcccactgccaaatatacatatcctgatcgataattgtgccaaacatgaactccaatcctttgtagattgcttcgtgggttatcatcaggtctggatggatgaagaagatgctgagaaaacagctTTTATCATACCTTGGGGGGGTATATTTCTATACGATGATGCCATTTCACTACAAAAAAAAATTGACTTTAGCGACAAACGAATTTCATAGCTAAATAGTATATTTCCATCGCTAAACAGGTTTATCGACGGAATAGCGACGGATTTCTGTCCGTCGCTACTTTGCTCGTAGCTAACCCTTTACTAACGAAAAAATTAAATCCGTTGGTAAGTTAGCGACAAATTAACTATGGTTGGTATCTGTTGCTACTTTTAGCGACAACACATATCCGTCGCAATTATCATCAATTTTGTCGCCAAATCGACAAGTCATTTCGTCGTCGGATTTAATTGACAACGAATATTTTCTGCAGCTAATCCGTCGCTAATATTATTGACACATATTTGCCTTTCTTTTGGCGACGAAATTCTTTTGTCGGAAATCTATCGCATCCTGTTATTCTATATTAGTTATAGCTACGAAGAAAATCCAttgcaaattatatttttcttattttatttaataaaataCATATTGTTTAAGAATATATAAGATACTCTTAATAATAACTGAAATTCATAGAAATTAATATTCTACAAGATCCAAAATAGATACCAAAATGCAAATGTATAATTAAGATTAAAACATTTACAATACTAAAATAAAGTTCAAACAAAAATAGTTAATTACTGAGAGAATGGAGAGTGAAGGTCATCATCAGAAAGTGATGCATGAACCTCGTTAATACCAAAACATCTACAATGCCAAaaaaaagttcaaataaaaatagTTAACTACTGGGAGACTGGAGAGTGAAGGTCATCATCAGAAAGCGATGCATGACCCTCATTAATATTAGTAGTAAGAGGAGGTGTCATAGCTGATGGGTGATCGGTATGATTATCTTGCACATGTGATGGTGAAGCTATCAATCCTCTTACTCGCTCAGCCAACACAGGAAGCATGTGATCAGTCAGTACAGGAACCATATGATCAGTCAATGCAGGAATCAATCGCATCACTAACTCATCCAAATTCTCCATCGGTGCTGATTGAGCATTCGGAGGTGCTGCTGATGAAGAAGCATCAGATCTAGAAGAGGCACGAAGATTCGGCccataaaaatatttttcttgagatCTAAGACCATatattcttctcttcttttccccTCCCGTGGCTTGATAAAATGCTAAAGATTGATCAATATCAGATTGTGTTTGTGTTTGTTGTTGTAATATTTGCTGATATTTTTCCTGTAAATACCATAATAATTAGTGAAATTCATTAATGATGAAGATGAACATTAGGGGAAAAGAAACGATAAAAGCATAAATAAGTTGACTGTTAAGTTCTTCATTTAGTGTATATGGAGGATTCCATTATTTTCACAACTTTCCTTTTCCACCAAACACAATTTCTTTAGCTAAAAGCCTTTAATCCCATTATTACTCCTTCAATAAACAGTAAACCCCACAACCAAAAATACAATCTTGAATCATTAGATTGGGCCAAAAAAAGGAGAATATATGGAAGTTGGCAATAGAAGAAGAGCATATCATCAAGAAATAATGGTAGTGTTATAGCCTCAGGTTCTGTCTGGGAAAACAGAATGAAACTTGATGAAGTAAAAGGTGGAATCAAAGTACTCATTAGTAACAATTATGAAGAAACCCCAGATGAAAATGATGATAAATATTGCACCTTTACTAATGGAAACAACAATCAAGTGGGGCGTTAATGTCATAAACAAAGTCAGTAAAATTATCGAATTTTGGACTTACATGTACAAGTCGGGATCGCTCACTAACAAAAGATTTTTCATCATGACCATGTAGCTCACTTGGT
Coding sequences within:
- the LOC104237750 gene encoding uncharacterized protein, which gives rise to MSSPMNDTYSSGKYIFKGLYAPPIEFSASRHGFLEYVLQRVHPGYENCLSLVCEVKYEVGVDIFWLQFRKRYETISKISEGLVKAIEKSRDPTPSELHGHDEKSFVSERSRLVHEKYQQILQQQTQTQSDIDQSLAFYQATGGEKKRRIYGLRSQEKYFYGPNLRASSRSDASSSAAPPNAQSAPMENLDELVMRLIPALTDHMVPVLTDHMLPVLAERVRGLIASPSHVQDNHTDHPSAMTPPLTTNINEGHASLSDDDLHSPVSQ